The sequence below is a genomic window from Sardina pilchardus chromosome 9, fSarPil1.1, whole genome shotgun sequence.
tttgttctctctctctctctctcttactctctctctctctctctctctctctctctcctactgtagctgcctctttctctttccctctctccccctttctgttgttctctctctttctttctctctctctcttagctgtctctctctttccctctcttggtCATGTTCTcatttccttccttttttcGCTTCACCGCCAATACTCAGTGGAAGATTATCCCACCTTTTTGCGCAAGGACAGCATTCACTGAACAGCAGATACCATATTTTGTCAAACGAGTCTTAGGTAGGAGTCCTGGTCACCTGAGATCTGCCTGTCAGGGGAAACAGCACGAAAGTGTGAAATGTTTCCCAGActgatcatctctctctctcttttgttctctctctctctctctctctccccctctcctagctgcctgtttctctttccctctctttctctctcttagctacctctctctctttccctctctcttagctacctctctctctttccctctctctctccctctcttggtcACGTTCTcatttccttccttttttctcttccccGCCAATACTCAGAACGCTTCAGGAAGATTATCCCACTTTATTGCTCAAGGACAGCATTCACTGAACAGCAGATAACATATTTTGTCATGAGAGCGACGTCTGAAACGAGTCTGAGGTATTTAGGAGTCCCAGTCACCTGAGATCTTAATAAGCTGCTTGTCGTTGCTCCTCACAGGCCGAAGAGTGACGGGGGGCGAGCGGCGGACAAGAGCGGCCGCCGCGCGGCCAACAACGTCATGCACTTGGCCGTGGTGGCCTGCGGGAACCGGCTGGAGGAGACGCTCACCATGGTCAAGTCGGCCCTGATCTTCAGCATCAAGAAGATCAAGTTTCACATCTTCGCCGAGGAGGACCTGTCTTCGGAGTTTGAAAAAGGGGTATGTGCGTGGGTTGGGGCCTGTGGGGTTTGGAGCACAACCATACATACAAAAGAgtatttttgtttgaatgtgcacactgttttacAACACAAGTTGTTACAGTGTTAAACATGAGCTTTGGCATCTCGTTTTAGTTTAGAAAGGAAATCAATACATTGTTCATGAATGTATGTTAATAACCTTGCAAAGTCACAatgtgatgtagcctacaaatgtatCTACATTGATTAGTGCATGTACGTTCATTCTAAACTGGCAATATGATTGACATATGGAATGCATTTGAACAAGATCTAAAGATtggtgctacagtacatgcttgaCCAATTTTGGTCGCTATATGAATCTTCACAGGATTAGCTCAACCCAGGGCCAGGAGGTTGCTCTATTTTCCAGCAGACCTCATTTTTATAAAGGCATTCATATGGGTCAGCCGCACTTTCCCCGAGAAGAGCTTTATGATTTTGTGCAAGTCTGGGAAGCAGTATCTCAATAATCCTCTCATAGGAAGGAAGAACTCCACCAAAGCCGTGTGTTTGCATAAGcactaataaaaaaaagtttgggtCCAGGGTTGCTTTGAACTCCCTCTCCTTCGACTCGTCTAATCTTAAGCCAGATCAGAGCATATTTTACCTCCTCTGAAAGCGTCGTGCTGCAGCACCATTTATCATTTCTCAACCGGACAGCAGTCGTGGCTGACCTTTTGTGGCCGGTCTGGAGGACTTTTCCCCCAGCAAGAAGACACAGGCCTATTGGGACATCATGCTGTGACTCATGGAAACATCTAtcatttgttttgctttgtcatATTGGTCTGAGCTGTCAGCAATTGCCTGGTGATGTCAAGAGTTTTTATTTGAGGTTTTGAAGCAAGGGCAGCAGTACTCGGTACTTTTTAGACTTTGGAAATCGCCTGAGAACGTTGCAGAAAAACATCTGGCCCAAAAAAAGTCTTTGGTGTGATTAAAACAAGTTTAAAAAGTACTGAGGAGTGCTGTCCTTGATTCAAAACCTTTGAAACTAAGAGGAGGACTCAGCACCCAGTCCAGTTTAGATTAAGATGTTTGGTATGTTAGtaatttttttctgaaaaacactacattttctttttatccagtgaatgtacagtatctgtatcAATAACGATGGCTAGCAGAAGTATTGAAATAAATCCCTAAATAAGGTTTTTCTATCCCACTGCTAATCCTAAAATGCTTTGAAGCCTTTGAAACCTAAGATGTTTGGCCACCTTAGTGGCTGTTGCACAGAATCTAAAACGTTCAAACATACCAAACATGTCCCAATGGGAGTGCTTACTTTTCTCGTCTGTGTTGGTGGAACAAGCGCCGTGCGGCAAGCAGGAGTCTGGCTGCTTTGATCTTTTCGACCATGTCAGCACCGCCACTGCCAGCCCCTCACGCTGTGGCCCTTTTGCCTCTGATCTGAATTGTTTGGTAATGCTACCAATCGCCACGCTGGCTCAGTCTGTAGCAAAGCAGAAAATTGTTGGCCTCGGATAAAGAGCACAGGCGTTTAAAGGGGTTTAAAGGTGCCTACGCCCCCAGCTACTGTCCAGCCCCTGGTGAGCCCTGCTGATGAGTCGAGttgggaaaagtgtgtgtgtgtgtgtgtgtgtgtgtgtgtgtgtgtgtgtgtgtgtgtgtgtgtgtgtgtgtgtgtgtgtgtgtgtgtgtgtgtgtgtgtgtgtgtgtgtgtgtgtgtgtgtgtgtgtgtgtgtgtgtgtgtgtgtgtgtgtgtgtgtgtgtatctgtctgtctgtgcgtttgGCGGGGGCTTTGTACTCTCTCTTTACTTGGCACCTGGTGAAGAAGAGCTGATGTCTTCTGGGATTCCGCTCAGGAATAAGCGCTTGTCTTTACTTGCTTGTCTGGATTAAAATGTTGTTAGCATTTCTCATTTCATCAGGAAGTATCATTGCCTAAACAGTGTCGGATTGTGGCCACTCTGAATGATGACGTTGTCTAAATATTTGCCCTTTTCCAGTTGAGCAAGTGGCCCCGTCCTTTCTCAGCCAAGTTCCAGTACAGCATCTACCCCATTACCTTCTCTGTGGGGAATGCAGACGAGTGGAAGAAGCTTTTCAAGCCGTGTGCCGCTCAGAGACTCTTCCTCCcagtaagcccccccccccccccccccttttcccttTGCTCCAGTGCACCCTCTCTGTGGCTCCCACAATGTGTCTCCCATGTGTTTTCTGCAGCACAAAAGACAGTGAAAAATGGCCGGAGTTTCTGGTTTGTGCCATCAGGTCATCCTGAAGGACGTGGACGCACTGCTGTATGTGGACACGGATGTGCTCTTCCTGAGGCCGATGGACGACATCTGGAGCTTCTTCAAGGCCTTCAACAGCACCCAGCTGGCGGCCATGGCTCCCGAGCACGAGATCCCCAAAATTGGCTGGTACAGCCGCTTCGCCAGGCACCCGTTCTACGGGGTGACGGGCGTCAACTCTGGCGTGATGCTCATGAATCTAACCAGGATCCGCAGCACTGTGTTCAAGGTGAGGGAACCATGCCATTTTCAGTTTGTGAAAGAAGCAGTGCACCACATCACTAGCTCTACCTGGAAATTATATGTATTTGGCCTGCGGACTGCAGGGGTAACTTTTGAATAATTTCAAACCAATTTAGTCTGCTTCACCACCCTCAGTCAGCACTCAAATATAGCGATGGTAAAAACTGTGAACACGCAGACAGTTTCAACATCCAtcactgtggagtgtgtgttcagtgtggggTAAAGGCATACCGAAGCTACACTTACACATTCACTTTTCTGGGCGAATTCCAGTTGTTCAGCGAAACGCAATTATTTTTGAAAACTCCTCATGTAAGAGAGAGCAAACGGCTGAAATATTGGCAGCTGTGATTCAGATTTTGTATGCTAGTTTTACGAGACTGTGCTAGAGAGGTGACTCACCCATTTCCCACTCTccactcttcttttctctgcttttctcctcagatgtttttttcaactCCTTCTCTCATTGTAATTCGGGCTAGTGTATCTTTTCTGCTGTTGTAGTCAGTGCTTTGAATGTCTCCTGCTGCTTATCAGATGAAGTGAACTGAATAAgcacttactgtatgtccttaTCCTTGAGTTCCAAGTACAAACTCGCTGCTCAGAAAGAACGCATTGTGAGCAAACATCACCTTTTTCTCGCTGTCACTGTCAAAATCTTAAAATTTCAAAACGTATGGACATAGTCTCTGACTAAAGTCATGAGTGCCACTCTTGATTAGCAGATTTAACTAATCAAGAACAGCATGACAGCACTGATTTCAATCAGGTCTATCTTATCTAGATTAGGGATGATGGAAGATTATCAGTGCACTTTACGAGATGTCGGATATTCGAAAACCCTGACCTCCAATAGAGGAAAAATTACTTTAACGCAAAGCCGGTTTGGATTTTATGCTTGGAGATTCGTGCCAAGGTACGTGACTGACTTGACATCACAATCATGCTCTCCAACCACGGTGGCCTCCCTTGCAAAATCACAACAAGAGGCAAACCTTACTCACATTACAAATGGGCAAGGTAATTGATGACTAAATTAAATTACAAATAGAAACATTCTCATTGTTGCCCAACTTCCTTGGCTTGCTGTAAAGACCAGACTAACACAATCATGTTACTGGGGGATCCAGCAATGCAGGTCGTCATGAAGGCAGTATTAGCCCAGGGGCATGAATAAACCCCATTAGTTCATCAATGTCTCTTGAAAAATGTCTCCCATGCTCATGGTGCTGTATAGCATTTGATCAAATGTATGAAATGAATGTGGACAACACGCAGCATCCTGATAAATCTATTAATTCCAACAGAATAGCATGATTGCCACTGGTCTATCATGGGAGGATATGCTTCATCCGCTTTACCAGAAGTACAAGAACCACATCACGTGGGGTGACCAAGATCTCCTCAACATTATTTTCCACTACAACCCAGGTAGGGTACCAAAAGCTGCTGTTTTGAGACTTACTTTAGATGCagcgaggaggagaaagagaggaaggttTCTGGAGTTCTGTTATACATCAGTAGGTCATAGTTGTTGTGAAGAGAAACCTTTTTTGCAGTCTGTGCATAACCTCACCAGAAGGCTTTGATGTTGCACATAATGTATTTTTGTAAACAGCTGGGTTTTCAGTGTAAActtcaaacacattttcaggGTCATTTGTAGATTCAGTCCCAAGGACAGCCTCCTCCCTTATCTATGACCAGATTGACCACAGTGAATTATATTTGTATTGTTCCATTTAAAAGTGCAGTCCACAATTCTCATCCAAAGCACTTTATTATCAAACTCAGTAGATAGCTCACCCTGGCCATCTGGCTTTTATGTATTTGGGAAGGAAAAACACTGAGGAATTGGCTCTGTAAATGGGAAGCAAATATACTGTCTTGGACTGACACAGGAACAatcccagccaatcaacatAGTATTTCAGGGGcatggagaggggggtggggtgtaatTTGAGCTTTGACAAAACCAAGACCAAATCGCAAACTAGAACTCCAAGCACAGATACTGGCTGAAAAAGGTTGTGCGAAACAGTACTCCGGAGGGGAGATGGCAGTGgtagtgtttgtgtgataacattaacagcactTTCCCAATAACAAGCAtggccatatcagagccaccAGCAAATGGAAAATCAGGGACATATGGAAAGAAGCAAATGTCAACAGTCTGTTAGCACAGATCCCCCTGCATCTGTGTTTTTAGTGGTGCCCATGCTTATTTGTGATTTTTCCCCCTCAAGCCTCAAGTCTGGCGTGGTTAAACACATGGTTGGATTCCATGTGGTCTCAGTGATTCAGCTGTATGGCTTTGTCTCCCCCAGAATGTTTGTACACGTTCCCGTGCCAATGGAACTACAGGCCGGACCACTGCATGTATGGCAGCAACTGCAAAGGGGCAGAAGAGGAGGGTGTGTCCATTCTTCATGGAAACCGAGGGGTGTACCACGATGACAAGCAGCCAGCCTTCAAAGTGGTGTATGATGCCATACATGATGTGAGTACTGATCATATCATCAACATTGTGGGAATGATTATTCTTCAAGCTTTGCTATGAACAAATAATAGGTACAAATGGGGAAACCAATTCTGCACCCACCCTCCTACTGTATATGATTAGCTTCTACTCAAAAGTGTACGTTCAAATATAGCCTACCTATGtagatgttttttgtttttttttctagcaGGGAAGACATTCTCTGATCAAATTCTGCCCTTTTGTGTCACTAGGTTTGTAAAGTTGCTCTACAGTAAAagctggtggtgggggggtgtctAGATGACAACAAAAGTAGCCCATTGTGtattcatatcattctccccattcattttggCAACACGGCTCATGGAGCACATCTCTTTATCTGCTCATCACTGTTCTCCCTAGCAGCATGAGCCCCCTCTGCTGTTCAAATCTGATGAAATCGGCAGCACCAAATCACCCTGACCCCATTTCTGGTGGAGTCACACTGTTCCAAACGGCCTCGCTGCATTTCTCTTacctctgtttgttttttcttgtgTTTCAGTATCCTTTTGAGGAGAACCTCTTCCAgtccctcttcttccctcttcaGACCAAGTTTTTGGACACTGTGAATACACTGTGTGGTCGAATCCCGCAGGTGTTCCTGAAACAGGTGGAGAAGACCATGAAGGCCGTGTATGAGCAGAAAGTGGTCAGACGGGTTAAACATCCATAACCTTGAGCCACCTTGGTGGTGGTCAGCACTAAATCTGCCTGTTTATCCAGTGACCAGAACAGGAAGTCTTTCTGTGAAAGATGTGCAGAGGCAGCCAATGATCCTGTAGCATGTTGCATAACTGTGGTCAGCTGTAATCAGTCAAGTTTCAAAGTAAACCGAACTGATGATGTTTGCTAAGAAATGCAGATTCCTGTCTGGAATTTGAAACACGATGTTCGTGGCATTGAACAAGGATTTCCACTCATGCACAATTGAGCAAGATGCAACACTCCACTCTTTAATACAACTTTAATGAATATTATGATAAATATCAATGAACTGATTAATGAACTGATGTGTATGAATGCACAGCTATTTCGTTTTTATTATATTGCATATGTCTACATATGAAGCTGCAAGCTGGACAAGAAGTTATCTCAGAGGAACAAAGCACTTCTCAATTTATAATGTGTTTCAAGAACTGAACCGTTGATACATATCATATTGTGAATAGCTATAAGGACATGTATAGCTATGTTTGAACATTTTGTTATGAATGTCAAATTCCAAAAGCCCTTTCAGAAGCCAGTGATGAACAAAATGTGAATCATCGAAACCCAATGAGGATTTTTGCTGTTAGTTACAAAATAATGTGAATCCATTATGTAATACTCTTTTGCTTTGAATATGTCCAATGTTGGTACATACAGttaacaaaaatatatttgCCAAATTTTCACACATTGTATATAgacatttacagtatttcagtAAAAGTATTAACTGGAATATAGTCCTCTCAAGTGCACTTTTGCCCAGCTAAGTGGCTCTCAATGGTATGAGGAAGTGAAATGTTTCACATGGGAAAATTGAATTGTCTGTGGTCTCATTTCAGATGTTGTAACTTTGTGAGGTCTAAAGCATTGTGTTGCTTATAGTGTTACTGTTAGGAAATCTGGAAACCTACCTGGGAAAAATAACTTCTATGCTGCAATAGGGCTTGTGGTCAATCCATGAACTGTTGCTTGAATTTGTGCTTTATCTGTTATCCACAAGGAATTTCTgttttataataaataaataaaacaatctGTGCATATGAGCGGtattacatttttgcatttagCTATTAATGCAGTGGGGTATTTGTGTAAAACTAGAGAGTTTTGCATGGAAACTCCTTGCAAATGGCAACAACAGCACCACTGGCACAGACTGGTTTGTGATGCATTCAGGTCACAAAATTACATATTGCATACAACTGGATTGTAGGAAGAACagggatgttttttttcacataaaATATTGAATTGTTGCTGTAAGAATCACACACGATTATTTTAACATTTAGCTAAAATGGCAAACTTGCTTTATATTTTTAACAACAGGACCACGATACCTATAAAAAATGTTCAGGTAAATACTTGGTGATTCATCGCCTAATGCATTCTGTTTACTTGGTGCAACAAAATCGTATTTGATGACATATACGCTGACAATAAAGCAGATAAGCCTTGCCGTTGCGTAATTGAACAATTTCAAGGTTCACTGTATTCCACTTTACCACTGGCAGTGACATCACACGCGCCATATTGAAACACTTTtcttttcccatttttttctaGTCTCCAGGCGGCCATCAGCGCTCTATCTCCTGCCGAATTCTGAAGATTTCTAGAGAACACCTCAAACATGGAAATCGATACCCTTCTGGAGGCCCTGAAAGGTTATGAACTATTAATGTAGCTAATGTCCCTGCGAAAGGAGACAGTGGACTTGAATGTTTGGGTTCCGAACTGCTATGCTACCTAACTTACCTTGCTAGCGACGTGATAAACGCAGCTAGCTTTGATAGCTAGCTATCGCTAATCTATTTATGACATCGGCTAGCTCGGACAACCAGCGTTAATGTTAGCTGCTAATCTCACAGCTCACTAAATTAGCTTGCCTGGTAGCTCATAGTTTTTGTTACTGTATAAGCATACGATATTCTCGTGGTCATATATACCATCTTTATTCTAATGTATAATATTTGCCTGATATATGACATCGGTGTTAAACGCAAATTAAACAAAGTTTGGTCGTATATAATGTATTGCCGGTAAACTGCTAGCTGGTTggttagctagctaacgttgATTAGCTTCAGTTCAAGAATATCCGACGCGTTTCAGGAGTATCAAACCAGCACTGACTTAAAGTGGTAGTTAATGTtacacattgcatgctcatgtTATACAGTTGTCTGGTTTCCCGTGTTTAATTTCCGTCATATACGAGTCAAGGTGCTAAAGTTAGCATGGTTGCTCGGCTAACGGTAGCTGTACATGTtatttaacgttaacgttagcagctagctatAAGTTTACCCTCTGACATCGTTGGTTTGCTAGTCAGAAAGTATCAACGTCAAGGGTATTTTGAGTGGGCCAACTTTTCACTgatcagaaatttcagttaAGTCATCTCCATTCTTTTAATTTTTGTCAGCATCAAATATCGTTACCCATCTTATATGTCGTTAGTTAGAGTTAGCTTGATCTAACATGGACAGTATTTCTTGTTGTGATGTTAGCCAACATGTTAACGTTAGCTTTGTGTGTCGATAGTTCACTTTACCCACTGTATGGTCATTGACAGTCAGAAAGCGTTATTGTAATTTAACTATACCATGGGAGCTAACAACATTTCGTAGCAATGTTGACCTTAGTATAACTACTGTTGTATAAAATACACTGACAACCATAACGTGCCACTGTCAGTCTGTACATTATCTCTTGTACATAACATGTAACGTTAACATTAGCAATAGCACAAAAAGAGGGGTAGCTTTTTGAGTGGCACAAAGGTTGGTCATATGGTGGATTGTCTTTGAAAAATATAGCTAACTAACGTAAACTGAACGATTAATGTTCATTTTTGCATGTTACTCGTAGGCCTCACGCTTTTTGTCGGTGTAAGTAACGTAGACCCACACATTCAAGAAATTAGCCAGTAGCTAAGGTTTCATAAAGTTGCACTAATTTCCTTATCTCCCTTCAGACTTTGAAAAGAAGGGGAAGCAGGAGCTCTCCCCTTTGTTGGAGCAGTTTCTGTGCCACGTTGCCAAAACTGGAGAAACACTGTAAGACATTCTAATGGAAGCCTACTTTACCTGTAATTCTGCACAGTGAGGTTTATTAAGCAATGCATCTAACATAAGCAGGCACTTGCTGTTGTGTGaacaaatgtgatgtttagagaTGTGACATTTCTCTTAATCAAGTGCACCTCATCTGGGGTTcagaaagtcctgccaagtatttgatccaactatttagtaaaccagctcctcctcctgatTAGCAGACAGGTAGATTATATAATTTGAAGAATATACGAGAGGACTTTTGCTTTCTGGAACCGGGATGTCTACCTCTGGTGCTACTGTGTTAGGAGGAGTTTGTGATATCTTATCTTGTTCACCCTTTCCAGGGTCCCATGGTCCCAGTTTAAGAGCTATTTCATCTTCAAACTGGAGAAAGTGATGGATGACTTTAGGGATTCAGCACCAGAACAACGGGGTCCTCCCAATCCGAATGTGGAGTGCATTCCATTTGACGAGATGAAGGCTCGAATAATGAAGATTGTGAATGGATACACAGGGTATGGAGTCAGTCATTTCCCATATCATTAggtggggatcacattagcggcaggtttcctattgtcctctatggttcggcagcggaccgGTGCCAACGCTGACGTGACGCTAGTGTTGAACAAGCGTTGAACTTTCAAACGCAACAATTGGTTCATCAATGTCAGTTGTAGTTCAGGTAGTGTAACAAGAGAGAACGTcttggattattattattattattattattattattattataatggtGTGAGCATTGCGTTACACTTGTCGCTAGcaaatgtgatccccgccttagtGTTGCATGTGCTGACTACAATCTGACTCGGTCAAAGCCTGAGAGAACCCTCTGCTCTTTTCTCACGGAGCTGTAAATACAGTCAGTCAGATGGAGGATGACTGATAGATTCCAGTCTTATCTCTCGGACATGTGCTTCCCCTAGAATCCCCTTCACCATCCAGAGGCTGTGTGAACTTCTGACTGAGCCAAAGAGGAA
It includes:
- the gxylt2 gene encoding glucoside xylosyltransferase 2; its protein translation is MRIHCKIVAIAVCFGVFLLLYFLGGNAADEPPLKEVEKDSYFLPSSGPQNVVSAKLPKKSHEEPLKVLKPPRLSRKDAKISARKSDVNAKLRPKSDGGRAADKSGRRAANNVMHLAVVACGNRLEETLTMVKSALIFSIKKIKFHIFAEEDLSSEFEKGLSKWPRPFSAKFQYSIYPITFSVGNADEWKKLFKPCAAQRLFLPVILKDVDALLYVDTDVLFLRPMDDIWSFFKAFNSTQLAAMAPEHEIPKIGWYSRFARHPFYGVTGVNSGVMLMNLTRIRSTVFKNSMIATGLSWEDMLHPLYQKYKNHITWGDQDLLNIIFHYNPECLYTFPCQWNYRPDHCMYGSNCKGAEEEGVSILHGNRGVYHDDKQPAFKVVYDAIHDYPFEENLFQSLFFPLQTKFLDTVNTLCGRIPQVFLKQVEKTMKAVYEQKVVRRVKHP